One genomic region from Bacteroidetes Order II. bacterium encodes:
- a CDS encoding DNA alkylation repair protein: protein MGKDVPIPSSYLWPLSEAMKMLARPDNAAPMARYMRDQFPFLGLKSPERKTVLRDFFKMNGLPADYRVVVREMWDLLPREWHYNAIELGAKCKNQWQPEEWRLFEWCILSKSWWDTVDAISTEWVAPFFERYPEQKQAVTNRWLSSDNLWLRRTVIIFQRRLKEKTDVALLARSIAENATSEVFFLQKAIGWALRSYAATDPTFVSEFLKINPLMPLSKREALKGINRQTP, encoded by the coding sequence ATGGGAAAAGACGTACCGATTCCTTCGTCTTATTTGTGGCCCCTATCCGAGGCCATGAAAATGTTGGCTCGGCCTGACAATGCAGCGCCTATGGCCCGATACATGCGGGATCAATTTCCGTTTTTGGGACTAAAAAGTCCAGAACGAAAAACGGTTTTACGGGATTTTTTTAAAATGAATGGACTTCCCGCCGACTACCGCGTGGTCGTTCGCGAAATGTGGGATTTACTGCCGCGTGAGTGGCACTATAATGCCATTGAACTGGGAGCAAAATGTAAAAACCAATGGCAGCCCGAAGAATGGCGCTTGTTCGAGTGGTGTATTCTTTCTAAATCTTGGTGGGATACCGTAGATGCAATTTCAACCGAATGGGTAGCGCCATTTTTTGAACGGTATCCCGAACAAAAACAAGCGGTTACAAACCGATGGCTTTCATCCGATAATCTTTGGCTTCGCAGGACAGTTATTATCTTCCAACGTCGTTTAAAGGAAAAAACGGATGTGGCGTTGTTGGCCCGTAGTATTGCCGAAAATGCAACCTCCGAGGTATTCTTCCTCCAAAAAGCAATCGGCTGGGCCTTGCGGTCCTATGCAGCGACGGACCCCACCTTTGTTTCGGAATTTTTGAAAATAAATCCGCTTATGCCTCTGTCCAAACGAGAAGCCTTGAAAGGTATAAACCGACAAACGCCATGA
- a CDS encoding adenylosuccinate synthase, giving the protein MPVSVVIGAQWGDEGKGKLVDLLSKECQIVARYQGGANAGHTIIWTDEKTGVQQKFVLHLVPSGIFQEGVACVIGNGVVIDPVAVMEEIRMIRDLGYEVDGRLFISHNAHLIMPYHKALDQAKERSSGGAAIGTTGRGIGPAYVDKFARSGIRVVDLLNRDVLAQKLKNAIEEKNALLKHLYGSEGLKVNQIIEEYVEFDKLIDPFVTDTAEYLNLALKEGKNVLAEGAQGALLDVDFGTYPYVTSSHPTVGGCCTGLGIPPTAINRIIGIAKAYATRVGNGPFPTELENEVGEEIRRVGHEFGATTGRPRRTGWLDLVALKYTAMINGLTELAITKLDVLSGLETVQAAVAYRYDDKVSSRFPSELQTLARVTPVFTDYPGWKEDIEHITDYNDLPDTARNYLQFVESFVGVPIRLVSTGPAREQTIIRY; this is encoded by the coding sequence ATGCCTGTTTCGGTTGTTATTGGCGCGCAATGGGGCGACGAAGGAAAGGGAAAATTGGTGGACTTGCTCAGTAAAGAGTGTCAAATTGTGGCACGGTATCAGGGCGGCGCAAATGCTGGCCATACCATCATCTGGACCGACGAAAAAACGGGTGTCCAACAAAAATTTGTCCTACATTTGGTACCGAGTGGGATTTTTCAGGAAGGGGTGGCATGTGTAATTGGCAATGGTGTGGTCATAGACCCTGTAGCGGTGATGGAAGAAATTCGGATGATTCGGGATCTCGGATATGAAGTGGATGGGCGCCTCTTCATATCCCACAATGCCCACCTCATCATGCCTTACCATAAAGCGTTAGACCAAGCAAAGGAACGCTCTTCCGGAGGAGCAGCCATTGGAACCACAGGACGAGGGATTGGGCCTGCATATGTGGATAAATTTGCCCGCTCTGGTATTCGGGTGGTGGATTTGTTGAACCGAGATGTCCTTGCGCAAAAGCTAAAAAACGCTATCGAGGAAAAAAATGCCTTACTAAAACACCTATATGGCTCTGAGGGATTAAAGGTCAATCAAATCATCGAGGAGTATGTAGAGTTTGATAAACTCATAGATCCTTTTGTGACAGATACCGCCGAATACCTGAATCTTGCCCTGAAAGAAGGGAAAAATGTATTGGCAGAAGGTGCGCAAGGGGCTTTATTAGACGTGGACTTTGGAACCTACCCTTATGTCACCTCTAGTCATCCTACCGTTGGAGGCTGTTGTACAGGTCTCGGTATTCCACCAACGGCCATCAACCGTATTATTGGGATTGCCAAAGCCTATGCTACTCGTGTGGGAAATGGACCCTTTCCAACTGAATTGGAAAACGAAGTGGGAGAAGAAATACGACGTGTAGGGCATGAATTCGGTGCCACCACTGGGCGTCCACGTAGAACAGGATGGCTGGATTTGGTGGCCTTGAAATATACAGCCATGATAAACGGACTCACAGAGCTGGCCATTACAAAATTAGACGTCCTCTCTGGCTTAGAAACCGTACAAGCGGCAGTCGCTTATCGTTATGATGATAAAGTCTCGTCTCGCTTTCCAAGTGAATTGCAAACATTGGCACGGGTAACGCCCGTCTTTACGGACTATCCGGGATGGAAGGAAGACATTGAGCATATTACCGACTATAACGATTTGCCAGATACAGCCAGAAACTACCTCCAATTTGTAGAATCCTTTGTGGGTGTTCCTATCAGGTTGGTCTCCACAGGGCCTGCGAGAGAACAAACCATTATCCGTTATTGA
- a CDS encoding calcium/sodium antiporter, whose protein sequence is MTLLTFLMLGAGLVLLVLGADYLVKGASNLALSLGVSPIIIGLTIVAYGTSMPEFTVSTMAAYAGSADISIGNVVGSNIFNVLFILGVSALISPLIVHTQLIRIDVPVMMGASLLLFALGFDGLLGKIDALVLTAGAIAYTWFQIYQSRKEKNSALGSEIEAEFPKAQQGALWVNIGWIVAGLVLLILGSNWLVTSATDIARSLGVSELVIGLTIVAIGTSLPEVATSVAATLKGERDIAVGNVIGSNIFNILCVLGLSGLVSPHGIHISDAALAFDLPVMIAVALACFPIFFAGKTITRLRGALFFLYYVAYTLYLILATGSENDWLGSFQAAMWYFALPLTALMLVWLLIGGIRQQKKQ, encoded by the coding sequence ATGACCCTTTTAACTTTTTTGATGTTGGGCGCAGGCTTGGTACTTTTGGTGCTAGGGGCAGATTATTTGGTGAAAGGCGCTTCTAATCTTGCCTTGTCTCTGGGCGTTTCTCCAATCATCATTGGGCTAACCATTGTGGCCTATGGAACCAGTATGCCGGAGTTTACGGTCAGTACCATGGCCGCCTATGCCGGATCTGCGGACATTAGCATCGGAAATGTGGTAGGAAGCAATATCTTCAACGTGTTATTTATTTTGGGCGTTTCGGCCCTCATCTCGCCGCTCATTGTCCACACCCAATTGATCCGAATAGATGTTCCCGTGATGATGGGAGCTTCGCTGCTTTTATTTGCTTTAGGGTTTGATGGCTTATTGGGCAAGATAGACGCCTTGGTCTTAACGGCAGGCGCAATTGCTTATACGTGGTTTCAGATATACCAAAGCCGCAAGGAAAAAAACAGCGCGTTAGGATCGGAGATTGAGGCGGAGTTCCCGAAAGCACAACAAGGCGCTCTTTGGGTAAACATCGGTTGGATTGTGGCAGGGCTTGTGCTGCTCATTCTGGGGTCAAACTGGCTCGTCACGTCGGCAACCGATATTGCCCGTTCGCTCGGTGTCTCCGAGTTGGTGATTGGCCTGACCATTGTGGCCATTGGTACCTCTTTACCAGAGGTTGCGACTTCGGTGGCGGCCACCCTTAAAGGCGAGCGTGATATTGCCGTGGGTAATGTTATTGGAAGCAATATTTTCAATATCCTTTGTGTATTGGGCTTATCAGGATTGGTATCGCCTCACGGCATACACATTTCTGATGCCGCACTTGCTTTTGATCTTCCTGTAATGATAGCCGTTGCTTTGGCCTGTTTTCCCATTTTCTTTGCAGGTAAAACCATTACCCGTTTGCGGGGAGCGCTGTTTTTTCTGTATTACGTAGCCTATACCCTCTACTTGATTTTGGCAACCGGGTCAGAAAATGATTGGCTTGGCTCTTTTCAAGCGGCCATGTGGTATTTTGCGCTGCCCTTAACGGCCTTAATGCTCGTTTGGCTATTGATCGGTGGAATTCGCCAACAGAAAAAGCAATAA
- the secF gene encoding protein translocase subunit SecF has protein sequence MRVLHNLDFDFMAYRKQAYIFSLILTSIAIVSLVVRGLAVGIDFKGGKEMVIGVSGTVDVNRIKATLAPILGSEVEVKAYGGSDILVRSASTEGNASQEAATLAAINKLYPTAKAKMVGSDVVGPRFAEDMRQAGIYSVVAALVMIFVYILIRFYSYGGWQFGVGALAATFHDVTITLGLFSLLNGLLPIPLQIDQTIIAAFLTIVGYSVNDTVIVFDRVREYMHDLKSETFYNIMNKAMNSTLSRTIITSMTTLFSAIVLFIFGGETIRGFAFAMSVGILFGTYSSVYIASALVLDLKLRKSTK, from the coding sequence ATGAGAGTTCTACATAACTTAGATTTTGATTTTATGGCGTATCGGAAACAAGCGTACATTTTTTCGCTGATTCTGACGAGTATTGCCATTGTTTCGTTGGTCGTGCGTGGATTAGCCGTCGGCATTGACTTTAAAGGTGGGAAGGAAATGGTGATTGGTGTTTCTGGCACGGTAGATGTAAACCGGATTAAGGCCACACTGGCGCCGATATTGGGTTCTGAAGTGGAGGTGAAGGCCTATGGAGGTTCGGATATTCTGGTGCGTTCGGCATCAACCGAAGGCAACGCTTCTCAAGAGGCTGCCACCCTTGCAGCCATTAATAAACTTTATCCTACCGCAAAGGCCAAAATGGTCGGATCGGACGTCGTTGGGCCGCGCTTTGCCGAAGATATGCGTCAAGCGGGCATTTACTCGGTAGTAGCGGCACTCGTTATGATTTTTGTGTATATCTTGATACGCTTTTATTCTTATGGTGGCTGGCAGTTTGGGGTAGGGGCCTTGGCGGCAACCTTTCATGATGTGACCATCACGTTGGGGCTTTTCTCGCTCCTGAATGGCCTACTACCGATTCCACTTCAGATAGACCAAACCATTATTGCCGCTTTTCTTACCATTGTGGGGTATTCCGTAAACGATACCGTAATCGTATTTGACCGCGTGCGGGAATACATGCACGATCTGAAAAGCGAAACCTTCTATAACATCATGAATAAGGCCATGAATAGTACGCTCAGCAGGACGATTATCACTTCTATGACAACCCTATTCTCGGCTATCGTATTGTTTATCTTTGGTGGGGAAACCATTCGTGGCTTTGCTTTTGCCATGAGTGTTGGTATTCTTTTCGGTACGTATTCCTCCGTTTATATTGCCTCTGCGTTGGTTTTGGATCTAAAACTACGCAAGAGCACAAAATAA
- a CDS encoding 30S ribosomal protein S18 has translation MARRTEKNNTRTNSGLAPLNSNTPVTQPRQKRKNRLGEIEFVDYKNVELLQRFINDQGKLLPRRITGVTAKQQRSVVEAVKRARQMALLPYVADNLS, from the coding sequence ATGGCACGCCGTACAGAAAAAAACAATACGCGCACAAACTCCGGCCTCGCTCCGCTTAATAGCAATACGCCGGTGACCCAACCCCGTCAAAAACGCAAAAACCGTCTCGGGGAAATTGAATTTGTAGATTACAAAAACGTGGAATTGCTCCAGCGTTTCATCAATGATCAGGGCAAATTACTCCCTCGCCGGATTACAGGCGTCACCGCCAAACAACAACGTTCGGTAGTAGAAGCGGTAAAACGCGCCCGCCAAATGGCCCTCTTGCCCTATGTTGCCGATAACCTCAGCTAA
- a CDS encoding STAS domain-containing protein, producing the protein MELKIEKQASGTVISLNGPAMGGPDGARLNEMLHTLLDEGEKRVIADLAEVSFMNSSGLGMLISGMITMRNGGGDLRLCRVPDKIRNLINLTKLNSVFTSFDTLEEALA; encoded by the coding sequence ATGGAACTAAAAATTGAAAAACAAGCAAGCGGAACCGTTATTTCCTTAAACGGTCCTGCTATGGGGGGGCCGGATGGCGCCCGCTTAAACGAAATGTTGCACACGTTGTTGGATGAAGGGGAAAAACGGGTTATAGCAGATCTTGCCGAGGTTTCCTTTATGAACTCCAGTGGCTTAGGAATGCTTATCAGTGGTATGATTACCATGCGCAATGGCGGAGGTGATCTAAGGCTTTGTCGAGTGCCAGATAAAATTCGTAATTTGATCAATCTGACAAAACTAAATTCGGTATTTACTAGTTTTGATACCTTAGAAGAAGCCTTGGCCTGA
- the secD gene encoding protein translocase subunit SecD, with amino-acid sequence MKGGFRLYATIGLLVIALFYLIYPTTKNERPLNLGLDLQGGMQVTLEVGLEALVRDLATDRDEQFDKVLKTAGANARTSDVDVIATFVQEFEKRDANVRLSRYFRNTDEGITRKSTNAEIQTYLNAQADKAMDAAIKIVRDRVDRFGVAEPSIVKQGTRRISVELPGVANADRVRKLLRGTAQLQFHLMAEQNEVAASLEKIVAFYRDGGKNTPADTSKAAKADTTKKETPKADNAKNPLLAIFTPVGGTTFGVAAKKDTAKVAEMFRRPEVRAMMPAGVVPMWAVQPSGEPGKEVYNYLAVRSKVELKGDYITNADTQFDQFTNAPEVSLTMDSEGAGIWSRLTGANVGKQVAITMDNVVYSYPVINEKIPGGRTSINGMGSVEEAKDLVTVLQSGSLPAPVTIVQERTVGPSLGAASIEAGKWSLIISFLVIGVFMMFYYRLGGVFAVIALLLNIVFLFGILASFSATLTLPGIAGIVLTMGMAVDANVLVFERIREELDHGKGYKMAVHDGYAKALSAILDSNITTFLSAAILYSFGIGPIKGFAVTLMAGIATTLFTALVVTRMFSEWYSGDGKRTVTYG; translated from the coding sequence ATGAAAGGTGGTTTTAGACTATATGCGACCATCGGTCTTCTCGTAATCGCATTGTTTTATCTGATCTATCCCACAACCAAAAACGAGCGCCCACTGAACTTGGGCCTCGACCTGCAAGGTGGGATGCAGGTGACGCTAGAAGTAGGCTTGGAAGCCCTTGTTCGGGACTTGGCAACCGACCGCGATGAGCAGTTTGATAAGGTGCTTAAGACTGCTGGAGCGAACGCCAGAACCAGTGACGTGGACGTTATTGCCACTTTTGTTCAGGAATTTGAAAAACGAGATGCGAATGTGCGCCTGTCTCGATATTTTCGTAATACCGACGAAGGCATCACCCGCAAATCTACAAATGCCGAAATACAGACCTATTTGAACGCACAGGCAGACAAGGCGATGGATGCCGCCATTAAAATTGTACGTGATCGGGTGGACCGATTCGGGGTGGCCGAGCCTTCCATTGTGAAGCAAGGAACCCGACGGATTTCGGTCGAGTTGCCGGGGGTGGCCAATGCTGATCGGGTACGGAAACTGCTCCGTGGAACCGCACAGTTGCAGTTTCACCTGATGGCCGAGCAAAATGAGGTGGCGGCTTCCCTCGAAAAAATTGTGGCATTCTACCGCGACGGTGGGAAAAACACGCCTGCAGATACCTCTAAAGCCGCAAAGGCAGACACTACCAAAAAGGAAACACCGAAAGCCGATAATGCTAAAAACCCATTGCTGGCCATCTTTACGCCAGTTGGGGGGACTACGTTTGGGGTTGCCGCCAAAAAAGACACCGCCAAGGTAGCAGAGATGTTCCGTCGTCCGGAAGTACGGGCTATGATGCCGGCTGGTGTCGTACCGATGTGGGCCGTACAGCCGAGTGGTGAGCCCGGAAAAGAAGTGTATAACTATCTAGCCGTTCGGTCAAAAGTGGAACTAAAAGGAGACTACATTACCAATGCCGATACCCAGTTCGATCAGTTCACCAATGCACCAGAAGTCTCCCTTACCATGGACAGCGAAGGCGCTGGTATTTGGTCGCGTCTTACGGGAGCCAATGTAGGCAAACAGGTTGCCATTACTATGGACAATGTGGTGTACTCTTATCCGGTGATCAACGAGAAAATCCCAGGGGGCCGTACCTCTATCAATGGCATGGGTAGTGTAGAGGAGGCAAAAGACTTGGTGACGGTTTTGCAATCTGGTTCCTTACCTGCACCCGTAACCATTGTTCAGGAACGGACGGTTGGACCCAGTTTGGGAGCCGCTTCAATTGAAGCCGGAAAGTGGTCGCTCATCATCAGCTTTTTGGTGATCGGGGTTTTCATGATGTTCTATTATCGCTTAGGTGGGGTGTTTGCGGTGATTGCCCTGTTGCTAAATATCGTATTTCTTTTTGGCATTCTGGCCTCGTTTAGTGCGACCCTCACCCTACCAGGGATTGCAGGTATTGTGTTGACGATGGGGATGGCGGTGGATGCCAACGTTCTGGTGTTTGAACGGATTCGGGAAGAACTGGATCACGGAAAGGGCTATAAAATGGCCGTTCACGATGGATACGCGAAAGCGCTCTCAGCCATTTTAGACTCCAACATCACCACATTCTTGTCTGCGGCCATCTTATACTCCTTTGGGATTGGTCCCATTAAGGGGTTTGCGGTAACGCTGATGGCAGGTATTGCGACCACCTTGTTTACCGCTCTCGTGGTAACACGGATGTTCTCGGAGTGGTATAGTGGAGATGGAAAACGCACCGTCACTTACGGTTGA
- the rpsF gene encoding 30S ribosomal protein S6, which produces MLYILNPVLTDEQQKSEIERINAFITENGGTIQKVDTWGLQKLAYPIQKKRNGYYVNVYFEAPGEIIVRLKRLMEISDNHLRYLVLKFDAKMTRNYEKTASTSQEEAQA; this is translated from the coding sequence ATGCTGTACATCCTCAACCCAGTGTTGACGGACGAGCAGCAAAAATCAGAAATTGAGCGCATCAATGCGTTCATAACCGAAAACGGTGGTACCATTCAAAAGGTGGACACTTGGGGACTTCAAAAGTTAGCCTATCCGATTCAGAAGAAGCGTAATGGGTATTATGTAAACGTGTACTTCGAGGCACCGGGTGAAATCATTGTTCGCCTTAAGCGTTTAATGGAAATCTCGGACAACCATTTACGTTATCTGGTGCTCAAATTTGATGCAAAAATGACCCGTAACTACGAAAAAACTGCTTCCACCAGCCAAGAAGAGGCCCAGGCTTAA
- a CDS encoding glutamine--tRNA ligase/YqeY domain fusion protein, with amino-acid sequence MFENTLSKDFLRDIVGEDVTKKRYPTIITRFPPEPNGYLHIGHAKSIVLNFGIAADFHGRCHLRMDDTNPETEETEYVEKIIEMIQWLGYDWGTHLYFASDYFDQMYEYALTLIQKGVAYVDSQTDEEIRKNRGSLIEAGVESPYRNRSIAENHDLFIRMKDGEFPDGAHVLRAKGDMSSPNMKMRDPILYRIKHASHYRTGDKWCIYPLYDYAHPLSDAIEHVSHSFCTLEFDNNRAIYDWLMEHLWEAPRPYQYEFARMNLDYTIVSKRKLLQLVREKHVSGWDDPRMPTLAALRRRGFTPASIRTFAEKIGVAKTENRIDIALLEWAIRNDLNFSAPRRMAVLEPLKVVLTNWAENQTEVLQLQNFPPDVIEKGGGDDSVRELIFGKTLYIEREDFAENPPKGWKRLVPGGEVRLKGAYIIRCDEVIYDADGHVSEIRATYDPATKSGQDTTGKKATAIHWVSMATGIPATFRLYDRLFSVPNPEDGVDDFKQNLNPHSLVQLQGFVEPAMAYDPPETRWQLERQGYFWPDPVDSTPDHLVLNRIVTLRDSWEKQASSEKTIVKPKEKKATTKTTRAEASDAAKQLAQQYGIDLRQAEIIAHRLELTTLFSQTVDLGADATSVSAWVSNEANKILNDGQPLVLNPAHLFALIQLIANGIIGATTAKQVFLAVQASGKDPALVVEEQGLQQISDPDVILGFVQDTLAAFPEQLAQYKSGKTQLLGFFTGKVMQVSGGKAHAAILHRILTEALAS; translated from the coding sequence ATGTTCGAAAACACGCTATCTAAAGATTTTCTACGAGACATCGTAGGCGAAGATGTCACAAAAAAACGGTATCCAACCATCATTACCCGCTTCCCTCCAGAACCGAATGGGTATCTACATATCGGCCACGCCAAAAGTATTGTACTAAACTTTGGCATTGCCGCCGATTTCCACGGACGCTGTCACTTGCGTATGGACGATACCAATCCAGAAACAGAAGAAACCGAATACGTAGAGAAAATTATTGAAATGATACAATGGTTGGGGTATGACTGGGGGACACACCTCTATTTTGCATCCGACTATTTTGATCAGATGTATGAATATGCGCTGACGTTGATCCAGAAAGGGGTCGCATATGTGGACTCTCAGACCGACGAAGAAATCCGCAAAAATCGAGGATCATTAATTGAAGCGGGGGTAGAAAGCCCGTACCGCAACCGATCTATTGCTGAAAACCACGATTTGTTTATCCGGATGAAGGACGGAGAATTTCCAGATGGGGCACATGTATTGCGGGCAAAAGGTGATATGAGCAGCCCTAATATGAAGATGCGGGATCCCATTCTGTACCGCATCAAACATGCCAGCCATTACCGGACCGGAGATAAGTGGTGTATTTATCCACTCTATGATTATGCGCACCCCCTATCTGATGCCATTGAGCACGTTTCTCACTCGTTCTGTACGTTAGAATTTGACAACAACCGTGCCATCTACGATTGGCTAATGGAACATCTCTGGGAAGCCCCCCGTCCGTACCAATATGAATTCGCACGAATGAATCTAGATTATACAATTGTTTCCAAACGGAAATTATTGCAATTAGTGCGGGAGAAACATGTTTCTGGCTGGGACGATCCACGGATGCCAACATTGGCGGCCTTAAGAAGACGTGGTTTTACTCCTGCTTCCATCAGGACTTTTGCCGAGAAAATTGGGGTAGCCAAAACCGAAAATCGTATTGATATTGCGCTTTTAGAGTGGGCAATCCGCAATGATCTCAACTTTTCGGCCCCACGCAGGATGGCAGTCTTAGAACCCCTAAAAGTGGTTTTGACCAACTGGGCAGAAAACCAAACCGAAGTACTCCAACTTCAGAATTTCCCTCCGGATGTCATAGAAAAAGGAGGCGGAGACGACTCCGTCCGGGAACTGATCTTTGGAAAAACATTATACATTGAGCGGGAAGATTTTGCCGAAAACCCTCCCAAAGGCTGGAAACGCTTGGTTCCCGGCGGAGAAGTTAGATTAAAAGGAGCTTACATCATTCGTTGCGACGAAGTCATCTATGATGCTGATGGACACGTCTCGGAAATCAGGGCTACCTACGACCCTGCGACAAAATCTGGACAGGATACGACAGGTAAAAAAGCCACCGCCATCCACTGGGTTTCTATGGCAACAGGCATTCCCGCAACATTCCGTCTGTATGACCGCCTGTTTTCGGTCCCAAATCCAGAAGATGGAGTGGATGACTTTAAACAAAACCTAAATCCCCATTCCCTTGTACAATTACAAGGCTTTGTGGAACCGGCAATGGCTTATGATCCTCCCGAAACCCGTTGGCAATTGGAACGACAAGGTTATTTCTGGCCGGATCCAGTAGATTCTACACCCGATCATTTGGTTTTGAACCGGATTGTCACGCTGCGTGATAGCTGGGAAAAGCAGGCTTCCTCCGAAAAAACCATTGTTAAACCAAAAGAGAAAAAAGCCACCACGAAGACGACCCGCGCAGAAGCAAGCGATGCCGCCAAACAGTTGGCACAACAATATGGAATAGACCTGCGTCAAGCCGAAATCATCGCCCATAGGTTGGAATTGACAACCTTATTTAGCCAGACTGTTGATCTGGGCGCAGATGCCACTTCGGTGTCTGCATGGGTTTCCAATGAGGCCAATAAGATTTTGAACGACGGGCAACCCCTCGTCTTGAATCCAGCTCATTTATTCGCCTTGATTCAGTTGATCGCAAACGGTATAATCGGTGCAACCACTGCAAAACAGGTATTCTTGGCGGTACAAGCAAGTGGAAAAGACCCCGCTTTGGTAGTTGAAGAACAGGGATTACAACAAATTAGCGATCCTGACGTTATTCTTGGCTTTGTGCAAGATACCTTAGCCGCTTTTCCTGAACAATTGGCACAATACAAGAGCGGAAAAACGCAGTTATTGGGTTTTTTCACGGGAAAAGTTATGCAGGTTTCCGGCGGAAAAGCCCATGCAGCCATACTCCATCGGATATTAACCGAGGCGTTAGCATCCTAA
- a CDS encoding 50S ribosomal protein L9 → MKLILKQDIDKLGLAGDIVTVKDGYGRNYLIPHGFAVIASPGNIRHAEEMKKQASLKLSKVKQNAEALAARLGGIELEIPAKVGEEGRLFGTITTTTIAEALTHKGVELDRRKLVLSEDIRNVGVYSVTVRLHSEVEGTFKVKVVPEA, encoded by the coding sequence ATGAAACTGATTCTAAAACAAGATATTGATAAACTGGGCTTGGCCGGGGATATTGTAACGGTAAAAGATGGTTATGGCCGTAATTATCTGATTCCCCACGGCTTTGCGGTAATCGCTTCGCCCGGAAACATTCGCCATGCCGAGGAAATGAAAAAGCAGGCGTCCCTCAAATTGTCGAAAGTGAAGCAAAATGCAGAAGCACTTGCAGCACGGCTTGGGGGCATCGAACTGGAAATCCCAGCAAAAGTGGGCGAAGAAGGCCGTCTCTTCGGAACCATTACGACCACGACCATCGCAGAAGCCCTGACACATAAGGGTGTGGAACTGGACCGTCGGAAGTTGGTACTGAGCGAAGATATCCGGAATGTAGGGGTTTATTCCGTTACTGTTCGTTTACACAGTGAAGTGGAAGGCACTTTCAAAGTAAAAGTGGTTCCGGAAGCCTAA
- a CDS encoding dienelactone hydrolase family protein has product MKTLPTPVTPLLCLLFLGVWAACTPPKSDKDYTDRMHAEHQHENPTATPATTHDIHKDAGKMITFGREDGQEFKGYYVKRSDTKANAPGLIMIHEWWGLNDNIKAMAEKYAALGYKVLAVDMYNGTVATKSDEAMPLMRAATNDFLGSRKILKAGYTFLKNEKAAKIGSIGWCMGGFFSLQAAIALPQALNATVIYYGDVSKVSRDELASLQMPILGHFGGLDKGIPLSSVQQFEATLRDLKKNVTINVYDQADHAFANPSGQRYNPVAAEDAWSKTQSFFQKHLQ; this is encoded by the coding sequence ATGAAAACCTTACCTACACCCGTCACCCCTCTCCTTTGTCTCCTATTCCTCGGCGTTTGGGCTGCATGCACCCCACCCAAATCCGACAAGGATTATACCGACCGGATGCATGCCGAGCATCAGCACGAAAACCCAACTGCGACCCCTGCAACCACGCATGACATCCATAAAGATGCGGGTAAAATGATCACGTTTGGAAGAGAAGACGGACAAGAATTCAAGGGGTATTATGTAAAGCGTAGCGATACCAAAGCAAATGCGCCCGGTCTGATCATGATTCATGAATGGTGGGGATTAAATGACAACATCAAGGCCATGGCCGAAAAGTATGCCGCATTAGGGTATAAAGTTCTTGCAGTGGATATGTATAACGGAACCGTAGCAACCAAGTCCGATGAAGCCATGCCCCTTATGCGGGCCGCAACGAACGATTTTCTTGGAAGCCGCAAGATACTGAAGGCAGGTTATACGTTTTTGAAGAACGAAAAAGCCGCCAAAATTGGATCCATTGGCTGGTGTATGGGAGGTTTTTTCTCCCTTCAAGCCGCAATTGCACTGCCCCAAGCATTAAATGCCACAGTCATTTATTATGGCGATGTCTCCAAAGTCAGCCGAGACGAGCTTGCATCATTACAAATGCCCATTCTTGGACATTTTGGCGGATTAGACAAAGGAATCCCCCTTTCCTCGGTTCAGCAATTTGAAGCAACCCTGCGCGATTTAAAAAAGAACGTAACCATCAACGTATATGATCAGGCAGACCATGCATTTGCCAACCCTTCCGGCCAGCGTTATAATCCAGTTGCCGCCGAGGACGCCTGGAGCAAAACCCAATCCTTCTTTCAAAAGCATCTACAATAG